A window of Phaseolus vulgaris cultivar G19833 chromosome 4, P. vulgaris v2.0, whole genome shotgun sequence genomic DNA:
TGAATTTTATAACCAGCTCTTTAAAAACTATATGGATTGATGTTGCTCGATAGTTTCACATGTGATTCTataatatttagataatttCACTTTTCTCTATTAGCGCATCCCTTAGTCAAATCTATTGCACGTTCACGTCACAGCTTTGGTTGTCATATGGTGGTTGATTCCCATAAAGTATTTGGTATGTTCAGTGAATATTTGATCCTTTGTTACTGGTTTCCATTGAATTGTCTTTAAATGTCTGTCTTGGCTTTAATTCATACTATTTTCATATCTATATTCTTTAATAATTATTCTACCTTTTCAGATGCACTGACAGAAGGAAAAGTGCCATAAAATATTTCAAGCAGGCACTGTCAATGGATCCTCTAATGTGGGCTGCATATGAGGAGTTGTGTATATTAGGTAATGTGAGATGATAGCACTTGATTCCCGATGACTGAACATGCTTGATGAAGCAACTGGCAAAACCTAGAAGTTTAAATTGCTGCTTGCTAAATTGTTAAGTGCATCTTTAGCTTTGAAAAAATAAGATAGCTAAAGCAAACATTTTAAACAGTATGGTATGGTAATGATGTACTTATTGTTTATACATACATTTTGTTTTTGTAATGGACCACCAGGCATAGTTTATTGTCATGGTTTTCATGTGATAGATGAAATAACTCAACAGTAATGAGccctataaaatattttctttcttactATACTGCTTATGGCTTTAACAAATACTGAATCTGTCAAGTGACTCAATAGGAAGCATACATATGGCCAGGAAATCAATGCAAAATTTGTTTGCTGTAACTAAATGACTGTTTTCTAGTGTAAATcttatattattcttttttcaTTATCTCATTCATTCATCATTATTATCATTACACTGTTTTCTTAGGTGCTGCTGAAGAAGCAACTGTAGTTTTTGGTGAAGCAGCTGCTTTTTGCATACAAAATCAATACCTGAATTGTTCAACCTCTCCAAACGATCATATGTCACCTGAAGATAGGAATGAAGCTGCTCCCAGATCTTGTATTCCCGAAGAAGGGAGTCCAAGGCAACTCAAACAAATGCAAGGTCTCAAGGATATTGCTGCGTATCATCATGGAACATCTATATTAGGAGGAGCTACTTGTCAACCTATTAATAGTGGTTCATCTAACATGTCATTTTATAACACCCCATCTCCAATGGCTGCACAGGTGACTCTAGTTTTATATTATGTACGCCTATTAATGTGTATAAAAAATTTGTGAAAAGCTACAATATATATCCAGATATGGATAAAGCCATCCCGTTATTCtgtagtttataaattgataatgCAGGTTCCTTGGTCAATTACATGTGTTTGATGTCCCTTTTTCCTTATAAAATGAATGACATGTTCTGTTCTCATTTTTTGCAGTTGTCAAGTGTTGCTCCACCCCCATTGTGTAGGAATGTGATGCCAAATTTCCAAAATCTTACTACACTTAGTGTTGACTGTTCTCCTAAGTCAACAGTGAACTCTCCTATTCAAGCCCCTCGAAGAAAGTGTGTGGGTGAAGGAAAGTCACGAAAGGTTGGTTCTGTAGTTCAATCGATAGTTGCATCTATAGTAGATAAACATGCCAATTGTCTGGGATTTTCTCTgtaatctagggtaaatcatgGCACCATGGATTCTCATTTATATGGTTGAAATATTGTTACTCAATTTTCTGGATTCACCCAGCATATAAGCTTAGTTATAGTTATTTTTGCATTCTGTTCTTTGTGGATTTTTATTTGGTGCTATTTATTTTAAGAAGAAtagttgaatatattttttttcatattataatgtGTGGATTAATTGACTATTTATTCTGTTGAGTAACTTGTGTTTTGCATGATTGTACTGATATGTACTCAGTTGAATGCTTGACTTTTCCAGATGATACGATAAATATTCTGTCATTTTCACTATTCCTTTTTTTCCTAAACTAAATATATATTGTTACAGATTTCAGGTACATTATTTCCTGATTCTGGTCCTCGACGTAGTTCAAGGCTCTCAAGTAGTGAAAATGTAAACGCAAATGCTAATTCAACATTTGTATCTGGAAATGGAACTAATAAGGGAAGTTCAAAGCTAAACCATGTGGCATTTCATAGCATGGCAACTCGGAAAGGGCAGTCATGGGCCAATGAAAACATTGATGAAGGTGATGAATGTGTATATATCTCACTATTCTATTGTTTAAGCTTATTCTTTTATCCGGAAATGTTTCCCTTCAAAATAGTAGAGTTGCAATCTTTGTGAAGTCATTCTCTTGTACAAGCAGCATCCCACCTGACAATGTTAGATTTCTTGTCAGTTTCTTCTGTGCTATAGCCTTTCGAAAGATTTCAGAAGGAAAGTTCATATCATTGATTTTCTTGCTATCTCCTTTATCTAAACTGGTGAGCCAGATAGAAATACTAGTCCATTGCTAGGTGTCAGCATAATATGTTGAACTACTATATTAACTTGAAGGTTTGCATATACATTTATGATTATGATTAgttcatttattttcttatggTGATTATTATTGCCTAAAGGTTTCCTTGTTTCAAATTCTAAATGATTTCCTTTTTTCTATTAGGGATTCGTACTGATGTTCTAGATTATTCTTTAAATGATACATCTACAAATTCTTATTCATCTCCTGTCGTTGAAGCCAAAACATATGAGCAAGAAGCTGCAACTTTTCAAATTGGCCGCCAAGTAACAAGTCGTTCTAAGCTCATCACTGGCGCTTCAGAAATATTAACCCTTCTAAGAGTTCTTGGTGAAGGCTATAGACTTGCCTGTTTATATAGGAGCCaggtaattaattaaatttttctgGGGAATATCTAGATAATATTGAGGTTATTATTGCAATTAGGGATTTTAAATTGGAAATAAAAGGAGGAAAATACCACCTTGTCCCAAGTTTGCATTTGTTTCCTAATATCTGTTTGTCGAAGAGCAGGATGCGCTGGATACCTATCTGAAACTTCCACAGAAGCATTACAAAACTGGCTGGGTTCTTTCTCAGGTAATTTTGGAAGCTCGATGCATTTTCCCTGGTATTTATTTGGGATTCGTCatgcttattttgttttattccaATTTTTGTTCAGTGCACGTACTAATTTTGTTCTTTATAGTACTTGACTATTTTGCACTTCATTGAAAGGATATCTTATCTGCCCTTAGTTACACTTCTCCACTTTCCTCACAGTTGAAAGGAATAGAAAGAAATAGAAGGAATGTATTTCTGATGtgtcttacaaatgtgattacagtctctatttatagactgttttacaatcTACTTAAGGAAGGAAATAATAGGTaataaaagacaattataatggttgtttaaagctgtacaaatcaaataaaatcaaatcactaacaaatctctcctaataaatataaatggaatctgcacttaattacaacataattctcctgattatgcaacactccccctcaagttggtgaatgtatatctatcattcccaacttgcaagtaagatcttcgaattgttttgtgggaagtcctttagtaaacatatctgccaattgTAGTCTTGACGGGATGTACTCCgtggctataagaccatcatccaacttctccttaataaagtgtcggtctatctctacatgctttgttcgatcatgttgaaccggattgtgtgcaatactgatagcagacttattatcacacgccaagcccataggagcttcatattttattttaaggtcatcaagtatgatcttcaCCCATAATagttcacacaccccttgagccatggctctaaattctgcctctgcacttgatcttgcaactacattttgcttcttgctcttccatgtcaccagatttccacccaagaacatgcagtagcctgtggtggatctcctatcaacaatcgatcctgcatagtcagcatcagtatatactttcatggataagttttccccTTTTTTGAATAACAATCCTTTTCCTGGGgaggcttttaagtactgaaGAATTCTATCTACTTCCTGTGAGTGTCTTTCccttggatcatgcataaattggctaaccacactaactgcataggctatgtctggcctagtgtgtgatagataaatgagtttccccacaagtctttgatattgtgtcttctccacttttgggttttcctcatcattcccaatcctatgattttgctctattggcactccagtgggcttacaacccaacttaccagtctctttgagaagatcaaggatgtattttctttgagaaataaagatgccctgtCTTGAGTAAGCAACTTCTATCCCAAGAaagtacttcagcttcccaagatccttcatctcaaattgagcagctagtctctccttcaaattttgtttttcaatctcatcatcacctgtaataatcatagcatctacatagaccaaaagtagagtgagtttaccattctgagaatgttttataaacagagtatggtcaccttggctttgtcggtaccccaaagataccatagcttgagtaaaccttccaaaccaagcacgaggtgattgtttaagaccatacaaggccttcttaagtctgcacaccttattttcttcattaacaTTACCATAACCCggtggaatctccatgtatacttcttcctccaagcatccatgcaagaaggcattCTTAACATCAAACTGATGCATCTCCCAATCAAATTGCGCTGCCAAGGAGAGAATAATTCTGACTGTATTCATTTTTGCTACTGGAGCAAAAGTTtcctcataatcgatcccataggtttgagtgtacccttttgcaactaaccttgctttatatCGATCCAACGTGCCATTAGACTGATACTTCACTGTGTATATCCACCGACAACCCACTGCCTTCTTATCCtttggtctctctacaatctcccaagtctcattctTTTCTAATGccttcatttcttcattcatggctcgaaCCCAGTTCTCATCCtttaaggcttcttgtactGATGTAGGGATTCTAatagaatcaatagctgaaagaaaactctggtgctgcatagaaagtttttctgtagacacaaattgagatataggatatttggcacaagatcttttttcttttctcaaggcaataggtaaatcatCTAGGTTAGTTTTATTTAAAGTGTCCTCAAGGGTCTCATAGGTATGGGTTCTTACCTCCGGTTCGGACAATTGAAGTTGCTGTTCGATcaggacgggttcttgttgccttcgtTGGTATTGTTTCCCAAAGTATCTGTCctcattattcttctctggtaATGATGTTGGCATAGGGTCTTTGTCATTCTCCTTAAGAACGGAATTctgcaacaaaggaaaaggtggcaactcaaggtcctcagcttcttgaatactctccccctgaagctgagaactaggaaagaaagactctgtttCATGGAAGCTGACATATttggaaatataaactttacgactttgaggatgataacatttgtacccctttttgttgggggcataaccaatgaagacacatttgatggcacgaggatctaacttaccTCGATACGGGCTATGAACATGTACAAAAGCTggacaaccaaagacacgaCTCTGAAGACTAGTTAACATGGGAATAAAAGGATAGAATATGGTCATAAGTtgaataggagtaacaccctctagAACCCGAGAAGGTAAtctattaattaaataagtGGCAGTCAGGACGGCTTCCCCCCAGTAAGATTTTGGAACAGACatttggaaaagtaaagctctagttacctcaaggagatgacgattttttctttcagcaaccccattttgttgaggagtgtccacacaggttaattcatgaacaactccattttcctgAAGAAACTTTGAAAGGTTCTGGTTGACATATTCTCGTCCATTATCAGAACGTaatctcttaattggactttcaaATCGTGTTTGAACCATTTTGTAAAAAtttacaaacaagtgaaaaacttcagacttatctttcatAAGGAATATCCAGGTAACgcgagtacaatcatcaataaatgaaacaaaccattttgcacccgagatattaggaatagatgaaggtccccatacatcagaatgaataagatcaaaaggttttGAACTTCTATTATTATTCGAAGGAAAAGTTGTTCtatggtgtttagcaaactgacaaacatcacaatgaaaagactcaaccgataattttgtaaataaaacaggaaataaggaTTTTAGGGTACTAAAAGGAGGATGTCCAAGacgtctgtgttgaagccatatTTGAGAAGATGACCAAGATTCAGTGCCTTGCTGAAGACTAGAAGTGTGTGCCTGTAGTTTAGcacattttttagtttcttcCTGTTGTAAGTAATATAACCCGCCCTGCTCTTTAGCAAGTCCAATTGTCTTCCCCGTGgcaagatcctgaaaaacacaatgggaaggAAAAAATGTCActgcacaatttaaatcttgggtaatctTATGAATTGACAAGAGGTTATTAGATAGGTTGGGaacatgaagcacattttttaaagggAAGGAAGGTTGAAGGTGGATATTACCACGACCAGTAATGGGGTATTGGAACCATTAGCTACAGTAATATGTTGGTTATAAGACAAGACATTGTAGGATGAAAAATaagaggaatgaggtgtcatatgatcagtagcaccagagtctataatccaGATATTCTCAGTACCagaagcattaaaggataagaaactagaactcttaccactcatGGTTAAAGAACAAGAGCTAGTCTTACTAAGAGAGTTCATGAGAGCTCGTAAACGTTCCAACTCTTCTTTGCTGAGTGAGGGGACCTCCTCTGCTATTTGAGGGAAAGGTAAGGTCGTACTTTCAGAGTCAGATGATGCTTGATTAGCATGCCTTTGTATGGTACCTTTGAATCCTCCAATACGTTCCAAGACCTTCTCCTTTCCATGAAGTTTGAAGCATCTTTCCTTAGTATGACCTGTCTTTTTACAATAACTGCACCAACGATCTTCACGATTAGCCTTTGTGGGAGGCTTTCCAAATGAAGGAAATGAACCTTTTATAGGTCCCTTGCCAGTCGCCATAGCTGAACTATCACCAGAGTTGTTAGTACTTAGAGCTGAACTATCAACGGAGTTGCCCCCATCCAACATTACTAACCTCCGAGTTTCTTCCCCTCGTACAATGTGAAAAACCTCTGAGAGAGAAGGGAAATTTTCCTTTCCCAAAATCTGAATCCTAATTGGATCAAATTCAGGGTTTAATCcagaaagaaatttaaatatgcGTACCTTTTCAAGAAATTGTGTTAGTGCAATACAGTCATCTGTGCACTTCATCTTCAAATTTTGATATTGATCTAATTCGATCCATAAACCATTCAACATACCATAGTAGTTTGTTACTGAAAGGCTCCCTTGGCTGGTATGAAAGATCTTGTTTTCTATCTCGTACCATGCTGCAGTATCTTTTTTCATGGAGTATGTTTGACAAAGGTTTTCCCAAATCTCCTTAGCACTGGAGAAGAACATACAATTTCGGCTAATCTCTGGCGTCATAGAATTCCATAACCAGGTCATGATAAGAGAGTCTTCATCGTCCCAGTCTTCATATTTCGAATCAGTTTTGGCTGGAGGGTTCCCTTCTAGGTGACTCAATTTCTTCCTTCCTTTGAGAGTAGCACGAACCAACTGGGCCCATTGCAGGTAGTTGTTTCCATCGAGACGATAACTGCTTTGCAACATCGGCAAATCATTGGAGCTAAGAGAGGTTGTGTTGTTAGTTGCCATTGGTAAGAGTTGACCGAAATACGACAAAACTGGAGgtgatttttgtttgaaaaaaaatgctggaaaaaaaaattccagcaGCAGCGGTCAACGGTGGAGGTCGGCGTCGGAGGTCGGCACGTCGGTTACGTCGGTCGGCACGTCTGTCAACATCAGTCGGCAGCGGCGGTCGGCTACGTCGGTCGGCAGCGGAGGTCGGCTACGTCTGTCGGCAGCGGAGGTCGGCTACGTCTGTCGGCAGCGGAGGTCGGCGTCGGAGGTCGGCAGCAGAGGTAGAGGTCGGCTACAGAGGTCGGCAGCGGAGGTCGGCAGCGGTAGTATTTGCAGCAATAAAGGCTGCCTAGAAAAGTatttgcagcaatgaaggctgccaAAAAATTGTAGAAACAGAGTCTCCCagatcaggagctctgataccaagttgAAAGGAATAGAAAGAAATAGAAGGAATGTATTTCTGATGtgtcttacaaatgtgattacagtctctatttatagactgttttacaatcTACTTAAGGAAGGAAATAATAGGTaataaaagacaattataatggttgtttaaagctgtacaaatcaaataaaatcaaatcactaacaaatctctcctaataaatataaatggaatctgcacttaattacagcataattctcctgattatgcaacactcactaattaaaaaaaaggattTTCTGTATATGAAGTCTTCTTTTAGGTCCTATCctcaaatcaaaattaatctCACTATTCCACTTAACTAATCTTTTACTACTTTGTGGCCTAATTCAATGAATATAAGATGTCAAGTAAATCAAAGCTTTGTCAACTTTAGATGAGACTATAAACACAAATAAAACAAAGAACTAGAATAAAAACTCAGTTAAATTAAATCTCAGCACAACGGTTTTGCTTGCTTGTGAGTTGTTCAGGCTTCAAGCCTGGAAGATTCTTGAGTGAGGTttactttaaatatataatGGTTACTAGGCGTCCTCCATCTGAAAGATGACAATAGATTAATCATTTTGGATGGACAATAAGGTAGTGGGTGGGAGAGACCAAGGAAAGGCAAAACTATGAACAACAATTTGGTGTTCATGTATGTCAGATGCAGGTCTGACATGGCCTTTGTTTGACACAGTTAGATGTCCACTGTTTGTTTTGGAAGGGGCTTACGAAATAGAAAGTTATAGGACATTTGTTAGGTATCAAGATGCTGTACACTCTGGaccctatatatatatatatatacatatataatgaagtaaaaattattttccttggattttcaattttatgttAAGCACCAACAAACTAATATCTTAACTGCCTCCTACTGGTCTCTCACACCACATATAACACTAACACCATAAAACAAAACTGCCTCATAGCACTTGGCTTATCAGTGCTTCCTTGTACAGAAACAATGTTGTCCTCAAGGctaaaatgagaaaaactatTCCTTCCAGCAAAGTGATTGGATTTGGCTTTATTAATTCAACTCGTTTGAAATATCCTCCTTACTTTAGCATGTTTTAATGCAGGTTGGAAAAGCATACTTTGAGCTAGTTGATTATTTAGAAGCTGATTGTGCCTTTAGCCTTGCTCGTCAGATTACACCTTATAGTTTGGAAGGAATGGATATACATTCAACGGTCCTTTATGTGAgttgaaatatattttctttgttaAAAGAAAACCATTTTTCTTTGTTGCATTTTGATTTGCACATTTGGTCCATTCAACAATAAAGTCTCTTGACAGGAAGATACTTAATCAACAATGTTTTGATGCCCTTGCTCTGGGCTCCTGTTCTAATGTTATACCTAGAATGTATTTGAGGCTATGATTTCTCTGATGTTACATAGCTACGTACTCTATATGTAAAATGATTCCTTTTTTAATGGTTGTCATctacaaaattacaaaaggaACCCTGGATGTGGGGCACCTGGAATATCCTTGTATTTCTTTAGCTTCTTCCTTCCActtaaagtttaaattttttaaatgattactGGATGTTTGCCTGACAAACTGACTTATATCGGGTGCAGCATTTAAAGGAAGATATGAAGCTAAGTTACCTGGCTCAGGAACTGATTTCAACTGATCGCTTAGCTCCTCAATCTTGGTAGTGTTACATTGAGCTTTATTTTAATTGTGTAACAATTCAGTTTTTTCTACTCAAAATTCTTCTTATGCCATTTTTATGTGCTACTCTCTTCTTTCCAGATGGCTGAAAACTACATTTTCCATGTGTTCTCATGTGTGTGGATGCACATGTGTGCACACATATTGTGAACCAAACTTTGAACATTTTTTGTATAATTTGGTTTTCTAGAAGTATTTGCCTGTGAAGCTGATGATAATAGTACCGTACAGTTCTAACACCAATATTATTTTAGCAAGTTGAAAACTCGAGAGTAGAAAGCCCACCCCCTGCTGTATTTGGCTGTTCTCTTCTAATTATTGTCACTTATCCTGGTTTATCTTATGAATATGGCAGGTGTGCCATGGGTAATTGCTACAGCCTGCAGAAAGATCATGAAACTGCACTGAAGAGCTTTCAACGAGCTGTTCAACTGAATCCCAGATTTGCATATGCTCACACCCTTTGTGGACATGAGTATGAACATTTATCTTTCATTTATGATACACGTGTCCAAACATggtttaataactttttatgcACTCGATTCACTGTTCATTGCATTGCAGGTATGTTGCACTAGAAGATTTTGAAAATGGGATTAAGTGCTACCAGAGTGCACTCATGGTTGATTCAAGGCACTATAAGGCATGGTATGGACTTGGAATGCTATATCTTCGCCAAGAGAAGCTTGATCTCTCTGAACATCATTTCCGTATGGCCTTCCAAATCAACCCACGATCTTCTGTTATACTGTCATACCTTGGAACTGCTTTGCATGCTTTAAAGGTTAATAATTTCTTGCCAGTCTAGTTGTAGTAGTACAAACTACAATACCATTTGTCTTTTGCTCAAGTTTTTGTATCCAGTATTCTGAAATTATACTTCTTTGATTTGTCAGAGAAGCTGGGAAGCATTAGCCATAATGGAGAAAGCTATCTTAGCAGATAAGAAAAACCCACTTCCCATGTATCAAAAGGCCAGCATACTGATTAGCTTAGAAAAATTTGACGAGGCTTTGGATGTCCTAGAAGAGCTGAAAGAGTGTGCTCCTCGTGAAAGTAGTGTTTATGCTTTGATGGGCAATATCTATAGAAAGCGTAACATGCATGAGAGAGCAATGTTTCATTATGGTGTTGCTTTGGATTTGAAACCATCTGCAACAGATGCTGCTGCCATTAAGGTGAGCTGGCCTTTTAACAGAGTTTCAACAATCCTTTTGCTCTATAAACTCGTTAACGATTTTTACAGATAACTAATCTTCTGCTCTCGGATTCTTATGCTGAATGTGTAGTTAATTTGTAAAGTAAATGACCAATTTAGTTCCTGAAATTGTGTTTCACTATTATTTTGTCTGTGAAACTAAGGAAAAgtcaaataaatcaaaattaatcaTTTTTGTCATTTTGGTTTAGTCTGGTGACGAAATAACATGTCCAGGGACTAACACAGAAAAAAAGTTAATTCTAGAAACTTAAAATTTCAGAGACTAATACATAGACAGATACGATTTCAGGAACTAAGTTTTGACCATTTGCTGTTAATTCGTATGATTACAATAGTACATGGAACAAACTTCTGATTGTTgtcattatttattcttttcgAAACAGGCTGCTGTTGAGAAGTTGCATATAC
This region includes:
- the LOC137837076 gene encoding cell division cycle protein 27 homolog B-like, translating into MEAILVDCVQKSLRHFMHSNAIFISQRLCAQFPSETNLQLLAGCYLQSNQAYCAYHILKGSQMAQSRYLFAISCFHMDLLTEAEAALCPSINDPSAEVPNGAAGHYLLGLIYRCTDRRKSAIKYFKQALSMDPLMWAAYEELCILGAAEEATVVFGEAAAFCIQNQYLNCSTSPNDHMSPEDRNEAAPRSCIPEEGSPRQLKQMQGLKDIAAYHHGTSILGGATCQPINSGSSNMSFYNTPSPMAAQLSSVAPPPLCRNVMPNFQNLTTLSVDCSPKSTVNSPIQAPRRKCVGEGKSRKISGTLFPDSGPRRSSRLSSSENVNANANSTFVSGNGTNKGSSKLNHVAFHSMATRKGQSWANENIDEGIRTDVLDYSLNDTSTNSYSSPVVEAKTYEQEAATFQIGRQVTSRSKLITGASEILTLLRVLGEGYRLACLYRSQDALDTYLKLPQKHYKTGWVLSQVGKAYFELVDYLEADCAFSLARQITPYSLEGMDIHSTVLYHLKEDMKLSYLAQELISTDRLAPQSWCAMGNCYSLQKDHETALKSFQRAVQLNPRFAYAHTLCGHEYVALEDFENGIKCYQSALMVDSRHYKAWYGLGMLYLRQEKLDLSEHHFRMAFQINPRSSVILSYLGTALHALKRSWEALAIMEKAILADKKNPLPMYQKASILISLEKFDEALDVLEELKECAPRESSVYALMGNIYRKRNMHERAMFHYGVALDLKPSATDAAAIKAAVEKLHIPDEFEDDL